The window CGCCGGCCCGCGGGACCCGAGCCGTGACCCGGAACACCGCCACCAGGCCGGTGCCCGGGGCCGGTGGGTGCCCGCAGGCCTCGTGCTCGCCCAGGTCCTGAGCCTGCAGTGCGGCGCCGCGGCGGCCAAGAACCTGTTCCCCGCCGTGGGCACCACCGCGACCGTCCTGATGCGCCTGTGGTTCGCCGCGCTGCTCCTGCTCGCCCTGGCGCGGCCCAGCCTTCGGGTCACCCGTGCCAGGGGCATACGCCCGACAGCCGCACTGGGGTGCGTTCTCGCGGCCATGAACATGGCGTACTTCCAGGCCGTCGCGCACCTACCCCTCGGCATCGCGGCCGTCCTGGAACTGCTCGGACCACTCGCGGTGGCGACCGTCATGTCGCGGAGTCGGGCAGACGTCCTCGCGGCGGTACTGGCCTTCGGCGGAATCACATTGATCGCCTTTCCCCACGGGGCTGGGGTCACCGCCGCCGGCCTGACACCGGGCCTGCTCGCGGCGATCCTGCGTGCCTCCTACGTCCTGCTGACCGGGCACATCGGACGCACGACCGCCGACCTGTCAGGTCTCGCCGTCGCCCTCCTCGTCGGCGCTTGCGTCTTCACCCCGTTCGCCCTGGCCTTCGGGCACGTCCACCGCCTCGGTGACCCGAGGAACCTGGCCCTGGGGCTGCTGGTCGCGGTCCTCTCCTCGGCGCTGCCCTACACACTTGACGTCCACACGCTGCGGAGAACCAGCGCCAGGGTCTTCGGTGTCCTGCTCTGCCTGGGGCCCGCGGTCGGCGCCGTCGTCGGATATCTCCTGCTGGGGGAGCAGCTCAGCCCGCGGCAGGTGATCGCGGTTCTGCTCATCACCACGGCCACCCTTGTGGTCTCCCGTCGAAAGGAGGCCACTCACCGCATTCCGCCGCCGTGAGGACCAAACAGAGTGAATCGCCCCGGGTTACCTGGAGGCCGGCTGGTTTGAGGGAAGTGCGTTGCGTCGGGTCAGATGAGGAGGTCGTGTACTCGGACCGGAGTGAGGCCGGCTGTGCGTAGGTTCGCGACGATTCTGGGAAACGCGCTGACGGTGCCCGGGTACCCGAAGTGCATGCTCACGATCGAGCCCGGCCTGGTGTCTGCGCGGATGCGGGCGACGACGGCGTCGGCTCCCGGGGAGGTGTAGTCGAGCGGGTCGACGTCGAAGTCGACGACCGTGCGGTAACCGGCGGCGCCGGCCTCGGTGAGGATCAGCGGGGTGGCGGTGCTCGTGCCGGAAGGCCGGAAGTAGCGGCCCTGGGTCGGGGCGAGCCGGGCGAGGACGTCCCGGCAGCCGGCGATCTCGGCGGCCACCTGATCGGCGGGCAGCGCGGTCAGCGTCGGGTGGGTGAGGGTGTGGTTCGCCAGTTCGTTACCGGCCGCCAGGATCGTCGGGACGAGATCGCGATGGCCGTCCAGCCACTGGCCGACCGCGAACACCGTGATCGGCACGGAGAGCTGGGCGGCGTCGGCGAGCAGTTGGTGGGCCAGTGAGAGATCCTGGCCGGCCTCGTGCGGACCGAGATGGAAGGTGAGAGCGACCTGGGGCCGGTCCCGCGGGCCGTGGGTGATCGCAGCCGCGGGCCCTCCCGGCACCAGTCCCGGGCCGGTCAGGGCCGACGCCACGGAGGGTGCCGCCGTGCCGGTCTCCACGGTGCCGAGGGCCGCGGCGGAAGGCTGCGGGGTGGACGACGGTGAGGCTGACTCCGCCGGTTGTGGCCCTCCGACGGCACAGGCCGCGAGGCCGCCGGCGGCGGCTGCGGCTGCGGCCGCCGCGACGCCGGTCGCGGTCAGGAAGCGGCGGCGGGAGAGGTCGTGGTCGAATATCTCGGTCATAGCGGAGGCTGCTCGACGTGGCCCGCGGTCATCGGGTGCGATGGTAGCCGGGAAAATCCCGTCCGCTTCCTGGCCACAGTAGGTGTTCCCTTCCGTAAGTCCCGAAGGCGTCCGGCTTCGCTCACCGAATCCGTCCCCAGTATTCCGTGGCGGGATGTGAGAGCTATGAGACGGGCGAGGAATCGAGGCACATCCACCTCCACTCCTCCGGCCGAAATGGGAGTGCCTGAGCCCAGCTCATCCGGCGTGGCTATGCTGACCCCGTGCCGGACCGAGCATCCTCCCGTCGTCGGCGAACAACGAAAAGATTTCGCCGTTGGGATCCGGGTGTGCTGGTGGTGGCGGTGACGCCGGTCGTCGCGGTACTCGCCCTTGGTCTCTACCTGGCCACCGATATCGGGCGTGGCTCCGATGCACAGACCACCGCCGCCAGAGCCACCGCCAATGCCACTGCCGGCGCCTCGCACCCGGGGATGTCGCACCCGGGGACGGGTGGTCCGGTGAGCCCCTCCGGCGCCGCCGGTGGCGGTGGCGTCCCGGCTGTCGACGTCTACTCGCAGGCCCGCGCGGGGATGCTGAGCCCGGCCGTACGCGACGACCCGCCGCTGGTCTACGTGCCGAACCTGCGCGACGGCACGGTCACCGTGATCGACCAGCGCACCCTGCGGGTGGTGGAGAGCTACCACACCGGCCGTGCGCCGCAGCACGTCGTCCCCTCCTGGGATCTGCGGACCCTGTGGGTGAACAACAACCAGGGCAACAGCCTGTCGCCGATCGACCCGCGCACCGGGCGGCTGGCTGGGCCCGCTGTGCCCGTCGCTG is drawn from Parafrankia irregularis and contains these coding sequences:
- a CDS encoding polysaccharide deacetylase family protein, translated to MTEIFDHDLSRRRFLTATGVAAAAAAAAAGGLAACAVGGPQPAESASPSSTPQPSAAALGTVETGTAAPSVASALTGPGLVPGGPAAAITHGPRDRPQVALTFHLGPHEAGQDLSLAHQLLADAAQLSVPITVFAVGQWLDGHRDLVPTILAAGNELANHTLTHPTLTALPADQVAAEIAGCRDVLARLAPTQGRYFRPSGTSTATPLILTEAGAAGYRTVVDFDVDPLDYTSPGADAVVARIRADTRPGSIVSMHFGYPGTVSAFPRIVANLRTAGLTPVRVHDLLI
- a CDS encoding EamA family transporter codes for the protein MRTRYLLLGPASDAGPRDPSRDPEHRHQAGARGRWVPAGLVLAQVLSLQCGAAAAKNLFPAVGTTATVLMRLWFAALLLLALARPSLRVTRARGIRPTAALGCVLAAMNMAYFQAVAHLPLGIAAVLELLGPLAVATVMSRSRADVLAAVLAFGGITLIAFPHGAGVTAAGLTPGLLAAILRASYVLLTGHIGRTTADLSGLAVALLVGACVFTPFALAFGHVHRLGDPRNLALGLLVAVLSSALPYTLDVHTLRRTSARVFGVLLCLGPAVGAVVGYLLLGEQLSPRQVIAVLLITTATLVVSRRKEATHRIPPP